ATAGTCGAAAAAAAGAAAAATAAGGACATGAGATGGAAGGATTGCTGTTAGGTTTGGGATTGGTCGTGATTATCGCCTACCTTTGGTATGTCAGCCTGGTGAAAAAACGCAATGCGGGTCGTGAAGCCTTGTCAGGTATAGATGTGCAGATTAATAAGCGTTCTAACCTAGTACCGAATATATTGAAAATAGCTCAAACATTCATGGACCACGAGAAGGCCTTGTTGACCGATATCACCGAATTGAGGGCGCAGGTGAGCAAATCCTATGATGCCAATGATATTGCCGATATTGGTGAGCATCTTGCCGTTGCCGAGCAGCTTAATAACAAGATGGGCCAGCTTATGGGCAAGGTTGAAGCATACCCTGAGCTTAAGTCTGACAATACCATGCTAGAGGCGATGCAAACTTATAACGAAATCGAGGTTCATCTCTCGGCCGCACGTCGTTTCTATAACGCTGCAGTCACCGAGCTTAATCATGCGGTTGAGATATTCCCTGGTTCTATCTTAGCTTCCATGGCTAATATCAAGATTATGCCTTTCTACGAAGCCGATGATGCCGCGAAAGCGTCTATCGATGCGGCTGATTTTATCAAGTAATCTGATGTCGCAGCCTCTTGAGCCGCATACCTTTGCGGCAAACTAGTTTAATAGTAACTGAATATAGTCAGTTGCTATTTTGCGGCCTGCTTAGAATATGAGTTCAGCCAAATAAATAAAGTGATGCAACAAGTTTTTGCTATGATTGGAGTACTTAAATTCCATGAGTACACAGGACCTAGATGATTAAATGGCACGGAGACTCATTTGAAGCACAGCAGGGACGGCTGTATTTGATAACATTTACCATCTTGAGTCTCATCATCAGTATCTTGCTGTCCGTGAGCCCTGCTCTGGCAGGAGATAAGATAAAATCAGACCCACAATCTGAGTCCAGGTCGCAGCCAGAGAGGAAGCCTCACTATAAGGCTAGCTACTCAGAAACTGGGCTGGTCGTGACTCAGCAAGCCAGCACGGCTACTCATTTTTCTGACTCGACAGATGTATCCGCTAATAATAATGGAGTTAGTGGTACACAGGGCTCGGGAAAGTGGATAAAAAGTGCTAACTCGACCAGTGCTGTAATGTCGACAGCAGTTAAAAGCAATAAGCCCCATATGCTGGATAACAACAGCCTAATTCAAGCTCCTAGCACGCCTATACCTAGCTATTTACAGCCAAGCACTTCGAAGTCTGAAATCTTATCCACTGGCATATCCACCAATATTAGCCAGCAAATTAAGGTCTATCAGTATAAGCAAACTAATGGTGTGATGGTTTTTTCAGATCATGCACCGGGTGCCGATGAGTATCAGGTTCTGCTCTATGATTGTTACGCCTGCGGTCCAGATTCAGATCTAGATTGGCGCAGGATGCCGCTATTTTCCCATGACTATGATGACTTGATCGGCCTAGCGGCCAAGAGGTATAAGCTGGATCCAGCCTTGATCCGCGCTGTGATCCATGCCGAATCTGCCTTCAATGTATTTGCTCTGTCGCGCTCGGGAGCCATGGGCTTGATGCAGTTGATGCCGGAAACGGCCAAGGAGCTGGGTGTTAGTAATGCTTTTCGACCGGATCAGAACATAGATGGGGGGGCCAGATATCTGGCTCAGATGCTAAAGCGTTTCGATGGTGATTTAGAGCTTGCATGTGCCGCCTACAATGCTGGCCCTACCACAGTGGCTCAGTATAATGGTATTCCACCGTACCCCGAAACACAGGCTTACGTAAAACGAGTCAAAATCCTATTACAACGTTATCGTAAACTAGGTTAAATCAAATCAAATCAAATCAAATTAAAGCAAGCTAAGAACGGCATCCCACACTCTCTACCCGGTCGAAACTCAGGCTTACGAAAAACGAGTCAAAATCCTATTACAAGGATATCGTAAGCTAGGTTAAGCCCCATAGGTTTGGCTAAAGGCAAGCTAGCAAGGGTATTCCACGCTCTTTACCCGGCGGAGACCCAGGTCTAGGTAAGCGAGTTAAAATCCTATAACAAGGATATCGTAAATCCTAGAACCTGGACTCTAGGAACTGATTAACCTTGCGATCCTTATCTGTTTTCAAATAGTGCCAAACCATAGGCGCGACTATGATAAACATCAGCACATTAGAGATAGGCATGGCGAGCCATACACCTTTGACACCGAGCCAAGGTGGCAAGAAGTAAAGGAAGGGAAGTTGGATTAACATATTACCTATGGATATTCCTAGCGCCTTCTTTCCCTGATTTACAGCCATGAAAAACATGATAGCTAACACCAGATAGCCATCGAGAAACATGGCAAACAAGTGTAGCCGTATGCCAGATGTGGCTTCCTGTATCAAGCTGGTATCCTCTGCGTTAAAGAGTCCGATGATGGTACTCGGGAACAGATTCAAGACGAGTAACCAGGCTATTCCCGCTGTGATGGTGACCTTAGTCGCTAGGACTAGCACCTTCTTAATGTTCTCCGTTTGCTTGGCACCGAAGAAATAACTCACCGGTGGTTGCATCCCTTCCCCTAATCCCTCGGCAACAAAGTAATAGAGCACCATCAGGTAGCCGACAATGGCAAAAGCGCCTACGGTTACTGGTGAGCCGTATTCCATAAATAGGCGGTTATGCAGTGCGAATACGAAGCTGGTGTAGAGGTACATGACAAAACTCGATGAGCCTAAGAGTAATATCTGTCTGGCTAATTTTATATCAAAGCGTATGTTTGCAAAATTAAGCGTTAAGTTACTGATTTTCATCTTGGTAAAAGATGATAGGAAATAGATGACTCCGCAACTTGCTACGGCTATCTGGGCTGAAACTGTCGCAATTGCTGCACCATGAAGCGCCATGTTCAGCTGCACGATAAAAATATAATCCAGCAAAATATTGAGGCATGCTCCCATGACCATCAGGCCAGTGGCCAGGTTTGGGCTCTCATCGTTGCGAATTAAGATAGGGATCGCCGAGGCCAGTATGGTAAAGGTGACACTCCAGCTAAAGGGAGCTATGTATTGTTGGGCCAGTATTAAGGTGTTACCAGTTCCGCCTTGTGCCAGTAACAGGCTAGTTCCGCTCATAAACAACACCAGCGAGCCTAACAGGCCGAAACCTATGATGAGGACTGCTGCGGTGGCTAAGGTATGGTTTGTCTTGAGTGATTGAGCGAGTGTCTCCTCGCCAGTACCTGTGCTGGCTGAGCCTTGTTCTTGCCCTCGGTTGATTGATAATAAGCTACCGGATCCCATGCCGATCATCAGGCCTATGCCGGCAAAGATATAGATGATTGGCCAGGCCATATTGATGCCGGCTAAGCCTTCATAACCCAGGTATTGACCGATAAAAATACCATCGACAATCTGATAGAAGCCGTTAACCAGCATGGCTGCTACCGACGGAATAGCATAACGCCAGAAGGTGCGGTTAATGCTCTGCTTCGAAGAGCCGGATATTGATTGGGTCGCGTTGGCCTGCATAGATCACTTCTGTATATTAAGTATGGAATCTGGATGTGGTATTAGCTTATCCTTAAATTTCGGATTGATTAAGTTAGTTTGTATCCGGTAATCGGATAGGTTGTTTATTTAGAGGCGATATTAGAATGAGAGAAGCAGGGAGATGATATGAACTGGACTCTGTATCAGCTGGAAGCGTTCGTGCTGTCGGTGAATCATGGTTCGTTCTCGGCGGCAGCAAGAAAGCTGGGCCGGGCACAATCTAGGGTCAGTACCGCGATTGCTAATCTGGAGGTTGATCTGGGCTTTGAGCTATTCGATCGCAGCGCCAAGTTACCTGTGCTCACTAAGCATGGCGAAGATATGTTTATCCAGGCTCAAGCCGTACTCGAGCAGTGTCAGCGATTGCAATCCCGTGCCATGACACTTAATACCGGCCAAGAGATCGCGTTAACAGTGGCCATGGATGAAGCGGTTCCGGTTAATGCGTTTGAACTCTTGTTCGAGCAAGTCGCAATACAATTTCCTCTGTTGAAGTTGACGATTATCAATGGCTCAAGAGATGATATCGCCTCATGGGTCGATGAAGGCAAGGCCGATATGGGCATCGTTTTTCATGTAAGGGAGTTACCGGGTTCATTAGAGTTTATGTCTATCGGCCAATTTAGGCAGTCACTGATAGTGTCACCTAAGCACGCATTAGCAAAAATTTCGTCTCCAAGCATCGCCGATCTCAATCAATATCGTCAGCTAGTGATCCGTGATCGGGTTGGCGATAGTCAAGCCAAAGCGTTATCGCCGAACCATTGGTATATCGATAGTTACTATTATATGACGGCACTCGTTATACGTGGTGTTGGCTGGGCACTCGTGCCCGAGCATGTGGTCAATGCCGAGTGGTATTCTGGCGATGTTGTCGAGCTGTCGACGGAATATATTCCCGATCCTTTATTAGTTGAAATGGGTGTGGTTAACCGCCGAGATAAAGCCTATGGCCCCGTAATGGAGTGGTTCTTTATTGAAATAGAGTCCATGTTTAAGTCAAATAAGCTGCAAACTTATTGATTTGTGTTTAGCCAAAAATAAAGCCGCATAATAGCGGCTTATTTGTTTTAACGTGTTTGGGTTAGCGGCTTATTCGCCGACTTCCCATTTCACAGTGATCTTGCCGCCGCCTTGATTAAGCAGTGGAGAAAGATAGTCGAGCATCTCGGTGGCGGTCTCATCTAACTGCCAAGGTGGGTTGATGATCCACAAGCCCGCAGCTGTCATGCCAAATTCATCACTGTCGGCTTTCACCGCTTGTTCGATTCTAAGCTGACGCTTGATGCCACTGCCGATGAGCATCTTAAGCATCTCTTCGGTTTGAGCTCGTTTTACTACTGGATACCAGAGTATGTAAACGCCAGTTGAAAATCGTTTATAGGCTTTGATTATCGCGTTGGGAACATCCTGATAATCGGTTTTCATCTCATAGCTTGGATCTATTAACACTAGACCGCGGCGCTCTAAGGGTGGGACAGCCCCAAGTAAGCCTTTTAAGCCATCGGCCTTGATGACTCGTACTTGCTTATCGCTACCAAGCTGCTCGTCAAGTAACGCGTGATCGGTGCCATGTAGCTCATGGAGCACCATGCGATCTTTGTCGCGCATGTTCATATCGACGAAACCAGGGGAGCCGGGATAGAAGCTCAACTCTGACTTGCCTTGATTGAAGTGTTTAACATCTTCAATATATTGTTGTAGTGATTCCGGGAGGTCGTCCTTGTCCCATATCTTAGCCACACCCTCTAAGTATTCACCTGTCTTTTGGGCGAATTCATCGGTTAGGGCATATCCGCCTGCACCTGCATGGGTATCGATATAGGCCAGTGGCTTATTCTTCTTGTGCATAGATTTAAGCACTTGCAGCAAGATGGCGTGCTTTAACACGTCGGCATAGTTTCCGGCATGGTAGCCGTGGCGATAACTTAGCATGAGAATTCCAAGAAAATTGAATGTGTCGGTGTGAATTTTTGCAATATTTTAGCACAAATATTGTAAAAAAAGATTAGATAACGAATGCAAGCTGTATGTCAGCTGCTTGTATGAGAGAAGCAACGGTATCACCTGAGCAGAGCTTTTGGCATAATGGCTCAATCAGAACTAATGTGACTCATTCAATGCCATCAACACTGCAAACATCTAAGCCTTTAGGCATCTTCTTCAATGCTCAATATCCTTCATTGGAGGCTATCTGCCAACGTTGGGGATTGGTCTTCGACAAAGAGGCGGAGTTTGAGCTGGTATTTGAGCAAAACACCTTAATACTTAACAAGCGTGATGAACCCAAACTTAAAGGCATCAGTGTCGACTTTGTCTCTGGTGCCGTAGCCCATAGGCGTAAGTTTGGTGGCGGACGAGGGCAGTCCATCGCCAAAGCGGTAGGGCTAAAACAAGCTGTTAACCCTAGTGTCGTCGATGGCACTGCTGGCCTAGGTCGTGATGCATTCGTTCTGGCTAGCCTTGGCTGCACCGTGACTATGGTAGAGCGTCATCCCGTGGTCGCAGCGCTTCTCGAAGATGGATTAAGGCGTGCCTATGAAGATGCCGATATCGGTGACTGGATGCGTGAGCGCATGATTTTAGTCCATGGCTCTAGCCTGGAATCTGTTATTGAACTAGGTAAAGAGATCGATGTGGTTTATCTGGATCCTATGTATCCTCATAGAGAAAAATCGGCTCTGGTTAAGAAGGAGATGCGGGTGTTTCAATCTTTGGTGGGTGCCGATATGGACGCCGATGGTTTACTTGCCCCTGCCATAGCATTAGCCACGAAACGTGTGGTAGTGAAGCGTCCAGACTATGCGGAAGACTTAGACGGTGTAAAACCATCTATGGTCATAGCAACCAAGAAAAACCGCTTCGATGTTTACGTAAAAGCGCCGATGAAGGGATAAGCGTCCTCAGTTAAATACACGGAAGACTTAGACTGTGTTAGCCATCTATGGTCATAGCAACCAAGAAAAACCGCTTCGATGTTTACGTAAAAGCCCCGATGAAGGGATAAGCGTCCTCAGTTAAATACACAGAAGACTTAGACGGTGTTAAACCATCTATGGTCATAGCAAGCAAGAAAAACCGCTTATATGTCTAAGTAAAAGTAAAAGCCCCGATGAAGGGCTAAATGGACAGGGTTTATTTTTGTCAGAATAGTATTAGCATTAAGCATAACCATTAATGAAAAGGAACATAAGATGATCGAGCAAGGACAAGCACTTCCTACGGGCCTCATGTTAGGCGAGTTAACCGGTGAAGGCATGGTGACCCATAATGTGGCAGAACTATTTGCTGGCAAGAAGGTGGTGTTATTTGCCGTTCCCGGTGCATTCACTCCTACGTGTTCAGAATCTCATCTACCTGGATATGTGGTATTGGCCGATCAGTTTCAGGCTAAGGGTATTGATATCATAGCCTGCGTTTCTGTTAACGATGCTTTCGTTATGAAGGCCTGGGGCCAAGCCCAGAACGCATCTGAGCTGATGATGCTGGCCGATGGTGATGCTAGCTTCACTAAGGCACTAGGTCTAGAGATGGACACAGCTGGTTTTGGTGGCGTGCGTTCACAACGTTATGCCATGGTCATCGACAATGGTGTAGTGACACAGCTGAATGTCGAAGCACCTAAGAGCTTCGAAGTGAGTAAGGCCGAAGCTGTGTTGGCGGCATTATAGATTTTTAATCGGCACATATATTCTTAACAAAAAGGAGCCTATGGCTCCTTTTTTAGTTAGGGTGGCGATTAGTAGGCTCGGCTCTGAATCAATCAGGCTACCTGAGCCAAGCTGGTGTCGTTTTTTGAGATACCTAAGCTGGTTTGGATATCCTGAACGCTTTGTTGCACCTCACAACCAATCACTTCACTCTGCTTCGAGGCCGATAGAGCCTGATCTTTGAGTAATTTCATGGCGTGTACAAATTCATCCAGATAATTAACCTGCTGCTGTGCATTGATGGCGCCTTGTTTTGCCGTCTCAGCCATCTCACTGGCTTGATCTTGCACCGATAGGGCAACAGAGGATAAGCCTTGAGCTCGCTCTCTCTGTCTTTGTGTAGCCTGTTCTATGCCTGTCATGCTGACTTCGAGTTCGCCATTGGCCTGGTTTAGTTGGTTCAGAATCGCCATGATCTCTTTCAATGAATCTTGGGTCCTGTGAGAAAGGCTCCTGACTTCACCGGCAACCACTGCAAAGCCTCGGCCTTGCTCTCCGGCTCTTGCGGCTTCGATGGCGGCATTGAGTGCGAGCAAGTTAGTTTGCTCGGCGATATTACCTATCACGTCGATGATCTTTGACACATCTTCTACCGAAGTTGTCAGGCTAGACAAGGATTGATGGGATTTAACCACAGCTTGCTGAGTCTCTTCGGTGGCCAGTAACATAGCTTGGGCCTCAGCTTGGCTGGTTTTCATCTGTAACTTGGTTTGTTCGGCGCTATTCTCGACCAGAGCCGATGTGGAGCTCACCTCATGGGCCAGGTTGCGTATCTCGTCGGTCTGGGATTGTGCCTGGCTGACCACGTTCTGGGTCTCATCTGCACTATGGGTTATCTGAGAGATGCGCTGGACTAACTTGGATAGTGAGCAGGAGACGAGTGTCATTTGCCGACGCTGAAAGTCATCTTCATCCTCGAACCTTTGCAGGAGTTGATTGAAATGGCCTGCTATCTGGCCCGTCTCACATCGTCTATTTATCTCGAGTCGTTCACGGTTATTGGACTCACTGAGAGTTTGAAAGGCATGGTTAAGGCGCTTCAGGGGGGATACTACTCGGCTTTGTTGCAATAAGAGGTAGATGACAGCGAACAGGGCCAGTAGGGAAACTACGGCATAAAGAGCAATTTGTAGCTCCTGCTTTAGCCGCTGATCTTGTTCCGCTTTAATGGTGATAAGGGTGAGTATGGCCTGTTCAACCTCGACGATAGAACTTCTGAGTCTCTCCTGGACCTCTTGATTATCCTGCAGCAGGTTATAGGTGCTATTGACCTCTCTATTGTATCTGTTACTTAGGCTAAGTAGCTCAGATCTAAAGTTTTCACCAATTTCGATCACTTGCTCATCCCCCCCGCCTAAGGCGAACTCATCGATCTCCTGGATGTCGTAGATACCGATCAAGGCCAGCGACTCTAGCTTGTCATGCCAAAGCTTAAGTTCAGTGATTGTGCTTTGCAGAATGTCTTCTAGCCTTAGGTCCTTGCCGATAAGGTAGCCTTGAGTCAGTTGTGAGAGCCGATAAACCAAGGGCGGGAGTTGACGAGTGAGCCTCAGGTATTCATTGGAGAGAGATATCTCCGAGAGGGAGGCATTGTCATCCTGACCCTGGGCGGCATAGTCGGCCAGGCGTCGATTATTATCCAGCATTTCAGTTTCTGCGTGGGCAAGAAGTAGCCTGGGATTACCGGCAAGTTTACCCGCTGCGCGATAGTCAGTGTCTAAGTCCTGAATAAAAAGCGTCAATAAAAAACTGAGTGATTCGACATCGGGATCATTATTGTTAGATAAACTGGCCACAATATGCTGTAACTGAGTCTTGGCAAGCTCCAATTGACTGGTATCTCCGCTATGTAAGTAGCCGTCCAGTTCTCGTCGTATATCCACTAGAAAGGTCTGCTGTAACTGCTGAAGCTGGTTAGATTGGCTTTCTATTCCCTGATGCTGATTATTACTCCAGACCACCACAGTGGCTAGCAGAGCGGCAAGCAGCAGTAGGGTGGCTGAGGCTGAAAGTGACAAGGTTGAAATTTTCATCGGTATCACGGCAAGTAAGAATATTTTCTGCCAGACTAGGGGATATGTGTTACAGGTTTGTGTTGTTAATGTGACGCTTGCTCGGCTGGTTATTGTTAATAGAGCCAGCTTTGGGCAGATTATTCTAGTGGTAACCAGACCTGAGCATGTAAACCGCCAGCCACTCTGTTAGTCAGTACGACTTCACCTTGATGACGATCGACAATACGCTTGATGATGGCCAATCCCAGACCCGATCCAACACTGCCTCTGGCCGTATCACCCTGAGTGAAAGGTTGAAATAACTTAGGGATCTCTGATTCCGGAATGCCTGGACCATCGTCTTCGACGCTAAAGCCGACACGTCGTCCGTCGAAGTGAGAACTTAATCTGACCCAGCCGTTGCCATAACGGAAGGCATTTTCCACCAAGTTACTCAAGACTCGTTTAATGGCAATACTCTGGAGTGGGATCTCAGGACACTCATTGAGTACCACAGCTATTTTTCCTTCCCGATTAGATTCAGCCTGGACGACATCTTGGATGAGGTGATTGATCTGCTCCTGCTCACGAATGCTTTCCTGATCTTGCCTGATATAGGCGATGAACTGATTAATGATGGCATCCATATCTTCTATGTCGTGAACGATACCATCCTTTAGATATTGATCTTCGGCAACCATCATCTCTGAGGCCAGACGAATGCGGGTCAGAGGGGTACGTAGATCGTGGGAGATACCGGCCATTAAGAGTGCCCGATCTTGCTCTAACTGTTTCATGCTGTGGGACATCTGGTTGAAGGCGTTAGTTACTTCGACAATTTCGGTGGAACCACTCAGAGGCAGAGGCTCAGGATAATCCCCCATAGACACAGATATTGCCGCTTTTTGCAGTCGCTTGAGGGGCCTGTTCTGCTGTCGGGCAAACCACCAACCACCGGCGACACTCAAGGCACCGATCACCATAAGGTAGAGGGTCAGTGGTGATAGATCATACTTGTTGAATCCAGTGAGGGGGATCTTGATCCAGACAGACGGGGCCTGAGGCGGGCGGATCCAGATCTCAAAAAATTCGCCTTGAGCGATCCTTACCTCTGCCTTACCGCCCAGATGTTCCGACATCTGCGACGAGAGCAGTGCGTAATAAGTCGCTTGTTCTAGGCCAGCTTCACGAGCTTGTTTCTGATTATAGATCTGCATTCCATCGTCGGGAACTTTGGCATTGAGGGCGTCGACCATAGTCAGGTATTCACGGCCCACATCTACGCCATCTACAAACAATAGTTTCACCTGACGCGCTATCAACTGGTTGATCTGCTGATAGGTGGGCTGGATGAAATAGGCCGCGACCGACAGGTAGGAAACCAGTTGGTTGATCAGCAAAAGGCTGCCAATCAGTACTACTGTTTGGCTAAATGCACTACGGGGTAAAAGTCTTATCAGCCACTTCATGTAACTGGTTTACCCCTTAGGTAAGCAATAAGTGAGATTCGTGACATTAGATATAATGCTAGTTTAACGGCGCGAGGTGCCATCGGGCACGAAGACATAACCGAGTCCCCATACCGTCTGTATATATCTGGGATTGGCAGGATCTTTTTCAATTAAACGCCTTAAGCGGGATACCTGCACATCGATAGAA
This portion of the Shewanella violacea DSS12 genome encodes:
- a CDS encoding LysR family transcriptional regulator, whose amino-acid sequence is MNWTLYQLEAFVLSVNHGSFSAAARKLGRAQSRVSTAIANLEVDLGFELFDRSAKLPVLTKHGEDMFIQAQAVLEQCQRLQSRAMTLNTGQEIALTVAMDEAVPVNAFELLFEQVAIQFPLLKLTIINGSRDDIASWVDEGKADMGIVFHVRELPGSLEFMSIGQFRQSLIVSPKHALAKISSPSIADLNQYRQLVIRDRVGDSQAKALSPNHWYIDSYYYMTALVIRGVGWALVPEHVVNAEWYSGDVVELSTEYIPDPLLVEMGVVNRRDKAYGPVMEWFFIEIESMFKSNKLQTY
- a CDS encoding LemA family protein, whose amino-acid sequence is MEGLLLGLGLVVIIAYLWYVSLVKKRNAGREALSGIDVQINKRSNLVPNILKIAQTFMDHEKALLTDITELRAQVSKSYDANDIADIGEHLAVAEQLNNKMGQLMGKVEAYPELKSDNTMLEAMQTYNEIEVHLSAARRFYNAAVTELNHAVEIFPGSILASMANIKIMPFYEADDAAKASIDAADFIK
- a CDS encoding 23S rRNA (adenine(2030)-N(6))-methyltransferase RlmJ — encoded protein: MLSYRHGYHAGNYADVLKHAILLQVLKSMHKKNKPLAYIDTHAGAGGYALTDEFAQKTGEYLEGVAKIWDKDDLPESLQQYIEDVKHFNQGKSELSFYPGSPGFVDMNMRDKDRMVLHELHGTDHALLDEQLGSDKQVRVIKADGLKGLLGAVPPLERRGLVLIDPSYEMKTDYQDVPNAIIKAYKRFSTGVYILWYPVVKRAQTEEMLKMLIGSGIKRQLRIEQAVKADSDEFGMTAAGLWIINPPWQLDETATEMLDYLSPLLNQGGGKITVKWEVGE
- a CDS encoding lytic transglycosylase domain-containing protein yields the protein MLDNNSLIQAPSTPIPSYLQPSTSKSEILSTGISTNISQQIKVYQYKQTNGVMVFSDHAPGADEYQVLLYDCYACGPDSDLDWRRMPLFSHDYDDLIGLAAKRYKLDPALIRAVIHAESAFNVFALSRSGAMGLMQLMPETAKELGVSNAFRPDQNIDGGARYLAQMLKRFDGDLELACAAYNAGPTTVAQYNGIPPYPETQAYVKRVKILLQRYRKLG
- a CDS encoding methyl-accepting chemotaxis protein, translating into MKISTLSLSASATLLLLAALLATVVVWSNNQHQGIESQSNQLQQLQQTFLVDIRRELDGYLHSGDTSQLELAKTQLQHIVASLSNNNDPDVESLSFLLTLFIQDLDTDYRAAGKLAGNPRLLLAHAETEMLDNNRRLADYAAQGQDDNASLSEISLSNEYLRLTRQLPPLVYRLSQLTQGYLIGKDLRLEDILQSTITELKLWHDKLESLALIGIYDIQEIDEFALGGGDEQVIEIGENFRSELLSLSNRYNREVNSTYNLLQDNQEVQERLRSSIVEVEQAILTLITIKAEQDQRLKQELQIALYAVVSLLALFAVIYLLLQQSRVVSPLKRLNHAFQTLSESNNRERLEINRRCETGQIAGHFNQLLQRFEDEDDFQRRQMTLVSCSLSKLVQRISQITHSADETQNVVSQAQSQTDEIRNLAHEVSSTSALVENSAEQTKLQMKTSQAEAQAMLLATEETQQAVVKSHQSLSSLTTSVEDVSKIIDVIGNIAEQTNLLALNAAIEAARAGEQGRGFAVVAGEVRSLSHRTQDSLKEIMAILNQLNQANGELEVSMTGIEQATQRQRERAQGLSSVALSVQDQASEMAETAKQGAINAQQQVNYLDEFVHAMKLLKDQALSASKQSEVIGCEVQQSVQDIQTSLGISKNDTSLAQVA
- a CDS encoding class I SAM-dependent methyltransferase: MPSTLQTSKPLGIFFNAQYPSLEAICQRWGLVFDKEAEFELVFEQNTLILNKRDEPKLKGISVDFVSGAVAHRRKFGGGRGQSIAKAVGLKQAVNPSVVDGTAGLGRDAFVLASLGCTVTMVERHPVVAALLEDGLRRAYEDADIGDWMRERMILVHGSSLESVIELGKEIDVVYLDPMYPHREKSALVKKEMRVFQSLVGADMDADGLLAPAIALATKRVVVKRPDYAEDLDGVKPSMVIATKKNRFDVYVKAPMKG
- a CDS encoding peroxiredoxin, with translation MIEQGQALPTGLMLGELTGEGMVTHNVAELFAGKKVVLFAVPGAFTPTCSESHLPGYVVLADQFQAKGIDIIACVSVNDAFVMKAWGQAQNASELMMLADGDASFTKALGLEMDTAGFGGVRSQRYAMVIDNGVVTQLNVEAPKSFEVSKAEAVLAAL
- a CDS encoding MATE family efflux transporter; the encoded protein is MQANATQSISGSSKQSINRTFWRYAIPSVAAMLVNGFYQIVDGIFIGQYLGYEGLAGINMAWPIIYIFAGIGLMIGMGSGSLLSINRGQEQGSASTGTGEETLAQSLKTNHTLATAAVLIIGFGLLGSLVLFMSGTSLLLAQGGTGNTLILAQQYIAPFSWSVTFTILASAIPILIRNDESPNLATGLMVMGACLNILLDYIFIVQLNMALHGAAIATVSAQIAVASCGVIYFLSSFTKMKISNLTLNFANIRFDIKLARQILLLGSSSFVMYLYTSFVFALHNRLFMEYGSPVTVGAFAIVGYLMVLYYFVAEGLGEGMQPPVSYFFGAKQTENIKKVLVLATKVTITAGIAWLLVLNLFPSTIIGLFNAEDTSLIQEATSGIRLHLFAMFLDGYLVLAIMFFMAVNQGKKALGISIGNMLIQLPFLYFLPPWLGVKGVWLAMPISNVLMFIIVAPMVWHYLKTDKDRKVNQFLESRF
- the envZ gene encoding two-component system sensor histidine kinase EnvZ codes for the protein MKWLIRLLPRSAFSQTVVLIGSLLLINQLVSYLSVAAYFIQPTYQQINQLIARQVKLLFVDGVDVGREYLTMVDALNAKVPDDGMQIYNQKQAREAGLEQATYYALLSSQMSEHLGGKAEVRIAQGEFFEIWIRPPQAPSVWIKIPLTGFNKYDLSPLTLYLMVIGALSVAGGWWFARQQNRPLKRLQKAAISVSMGDYPEPLPLSGSTEIVEVTNAFNQMSHSMKQLEQDRALLMAGISHDLRTPLTRIRLASEMMVAEDQYLKDGIVHDIEDMDAIINQFIAYIRQDQESIREQEQINHLIQDVVQAESNREGKIAVVLNECPEIPLQSIAIKRVLSNLVENAFRYGNGWVRLSSHFDGRRVGFSVEDDGPGIPESEIPKLFQPFTQGDTARGSVGSGLGLAIIKRIVDRHQGEVVLTNRVAGGLHAQVWLPLE